A single genomic interval of Cupriavidus sp. MP-37 harbors:
- the pdxJ gene encoding pyridoxine 5'-phosphate synthase, which translates to MIFHANPGVIDLGVNIDHVATLRNARGTVYPDPIRAALLAEQAGADLITLHLREDRRHIRDADVRALRPQLATRMNLECAITQEMLDIACEIRPQDVCLVPERREEVTTEGGLDVAGRFEQVKAACAQLAGAGIRVSLFIDPDVDQIAAAAACGAPVIELHTGRYADAHTPDEQAIEFRRIADGADAGQKHGLVVNAGHGLHYTNVQPIAALPGIKELNIGHAIVAHAVFAGWENAVREMKAIMVAARLGTQYPAGSTPA; encoded by the coding sequence ATGATCTTCCACGCAAATCCGGGCGTCATCGACCTTGGCGTCAACATCGACCACGTCGCCACGCTGCGCAACGCGCGCGGCACCGTGTACCCCGATCCCATTCGCGCCGCGCTGCTGGCGGAACAGGCCGGCGCCGACCTGATCACGCTGCACCTGCGCGAAGACCGCCGCCACATCCGCGATGCCGACGTGCGCGCGCTGCGCCCGCAACTGGCCACGCGCATGAACCTGGAATGCGCGATCACGCAGGAGATGCTCGACATCGCCTGCGAAATCCGCCCGCAGGACGTGTGCCTGGTGCCGGAGCGCCGCGAAGAGGTGACGACCGAGGGCGGGCTCGACGTGGCCGGCCGCTTCGAGCAGGTCAAGGCGGCGTGCGCGCAGCTGGCCGGCGCCGGCATCCGCGTGTCGCTGTTCATCGATCCGGACGTCGACCAGATCGCCGCGGCCGCGGCCTGCGGCGCGCCCGTGATCGAGCTGCATACCGGCCGCTATGCCGACGCGCATACGCCCGACGAGCAGGCGATCGAGTTCCGCCGCATCGCCGACGGTGCCGATGCCGGCCAGAAGCACGGCCTGGTGGTCAATGCCGGCCACGGGCTGCACTACACCAACGTCCAGCCGATCGCGGCGCTGCCTGGCATCAAGGAGCTGAACATCGGCCACGCCATCGTCGCGCATGCGGTATTCGCAGGCTGGGAGAATGCGGTGCGCGAGATGAAGGCCATCATGGTGGCCGCGCGCCTGGGCACGCAATATCCGGCCGGGAGCACCCCGGCGTGA
- the recO gene encoding DNA repair protein RecO, which yields MSKTADIARAPAPRARRADPVVDEAAELLDSKALPGMADAAARAMMDRAMRIVPARPESRVAEQPGFVLHAWPYRETSLILDVFTRDYGRISMVAKGAKRPHSALRAVLQHFHPVSVSWSGRGEVKTLTKAEWVGGMPPLAGDALLSAFYLNELLMRFCPREDAHPVLFRHYLSTLTRLAHGEQAGLVLRSFERVLLQETGFAVAFDQCLSTGERVLPGLDYVYQPERGVRRAQPSDPSTWPVVSGQTLLDMAQDDYSRAQTAAQSRALMRFLLHYYLQGAPLKTRQILIDLQYL from the coding sequence CCAGGGCCCGGCGCGCCGACCCCGTGGTCGACGAGGCCGCCGAACTGCTCGATAGCAAGGCGCTGCCCGGCATGGCCGACGCCGCCGCGCGCGCGATGATGGATCGCGCCATGCGCATCGTGCCGGCGCGGCCGGAGTCGCGCGTGGCCGAGCAGCCGGGTTTCGTGCTGCACGCCTGGCCGTACCGCGAGACCAGCCTGATCCTGGACGTGTTCACGCGCGACTACGGCCGCATCTCGATGGTGGCCAAGGGCGCCAAGCGCCCGCATTCGGCGCTGCGCGCGGTGCTGCAGCACTTCCATCCGGTCTCGGTGTCATGGAGCGGCCGCGGCGAGGTCAAGACCCTGACCAAGGCCGAGTGGGTCGGCGGCATGCCGCCGCTGGCCGGCGATGCGCTGCTGTCGGCGTTCTACCTGAACGAATTGCTGATGCGCTTCTGCCCGCGCGAAGATGCGCATCCGGTGCTGTTCCGCCATTACCTGTCGACGCTGACGCGGCTGGCCCATGGCGAGCAGGCCGGGCTGGTGCTGCGCAGCTTCGAGCGCGTGCTGCTGCAGGAAACCGGTTTCGCGGTGGCGTTCGACCAGTGCCTGAGCACCGGCGAGCGGGTGCTGCCGGGCCTGGATTATGTCTACCAGCCCGAGCGCGGCGTGCGCCGCGCGCAGCCGAGCGATCCGTCGACATGGCCGGTGGTGTCGGGCCAGACCCTGCTCGACATGGCGCAGGATGACTACAGCCGCGCGCAGACCGCCGCGCAAAGCCGCGCGCTGATGCGTTTCCTGCTGCATTATTATTTGCAAGGCGCGCCGCTGAAGACGCGCCAGATACTGATCGACCTGCAGTATCTCTGA